From a region of the Balaenoptera musculus isolate JJ_BM4_2016_0621 chromosome 15, mBalMus1.pri.v3, whole genome shotgun sequence genome:
- the FASTKD5 gene encoding FAST kinase domain-containing protein 5, mitochondrial: MALVICRRFPGSFCGMPSHPALIKNHVNKKLLGQTCEDCVLTAKMISTDTRMAATLKLLKPLRYRAFCNPFTYSATQSVACWNMRSCTWRKGQDSPENSLCHPAKKVNICSTSASGRILTISSTLPSLEVSRASASKASTLKPGSPRAMRVDEEDVETFDSFEDPRVFLQLRPEYQLHSYNRSETCQPLSVSEGELILHKVTVYQDNLQPQIIADYFCKLSSLPAEQHPVLLSSASFALLCQLSVKNINLFDAPDLISILKAFVSLGIPHSHSMLDVFETKFCHKVWEMSLDQLLLVADLWRYLGHRVPRFLKIFFSYLNLHWKELSLSQLIHLIYIIGESRQAPQDLMKKLESLILKYIDLINLEEVGTICLGFFKSSSSLSEFVMRKMGDLACADMQHLSSYALVNILKMFRFTHVDHVNFMKQFGQIAPQRIPSLGVQGVMHLTLACSALRILDEGVMNSVAASLPPRVAYCRSKDVAKILWSFGTLNYKPPNAEEFYSSLINEIHRKMPEFNRYPEHLLTCLLGLAFSEYFPVELIDFALSPGFVRLAQERSKFEVTKELYTLDGTVGIECPDYRGNRLSSHLQQKALEMLWNLARKDMNSKPEFLEALFLLETMLGGPQYVKHHMILPHTRSSDLEVQLDVNMKPLPFNREATPTEDVAKLRLKHVGISLTDDLMNQLLKGKSRGHLQGETESDSGQQPMKLEEEAAIPMGSSLCNTADRLEAMEMAGLCPPACRQAPQVKLAIQLTNKNQYCYGSRDLLGLHNMKRRQLNQLGYHVVELSHWEWLPLLKRTRLEKLAFLHEKVFTSAL; this comes from the coding sequence ATGGCTCTTGTGATATGCCGAAGATTTCCAGGCAGTTTCTGTGGAATGCCTTCCCATCCAGCTCTAATCAAGAACCATGTAAACAAGAAATTGCTTGGTCAAACCTGTGAGGACTGTGTTCTGACTGCCAAAATGATCAGTACTGACACCAGAATGGCAGCCACTCTCAAGCTGTTAAAACCTTTAAGATATCGAGCTTTTTGCAATCCTTTTACCTACAGTGCAACCCAAAGTGTGGCATGTTGGAATATGAGAAGCTGCACGTGGCGCAAAGGACAGGACTCTCCAGAAAACAGCCTCTGCCATCCTGCCAAGAAAGTTAACATTTGTAGCACCTCTGCTTCTGGGAGAATTCTGACAATTAGCAGTACCCTCCCCAGTTTGGAAGTCAGCAGGGCTTCTGCCTCTAAGGCCAGCACGTTGAAGCCGGGCTCACCCAGGGCCATGAGAGTTGATGAAGAGGATGTAGAAACTTTTGATTCCTTTGAAGACCCTCGAGTTTTCCTACAGCTAAGACCAGAATACCAGCTTCACAGCTATAACAGGTCTGAGACTTGTCAACCCCTGTCTGTTTCAGAAGGTGAACTAATTTTGCACAAAGTCACAGTTTATCAAGATAATCTCCAGCCTCAAATTATTGCTGACTATTTTTGTAAGCTGAGCTCTTTGCCTGCAGAGCAGCATCCTGTTTTGCTGTCCAGTGCCAGCTTTGCTCTGCTCTGCCAGCTGAGTGTGAAAAACATAAATCTCTTTGATGCCCCAGATCTGATCAGTATTTTGAAAGCCTTTGTCAGTTTAGGAATTCCTCATTCCCATTCAATGCTAGATGTGTTTGAAACCAAATTTTGCCATAAGGTATGGGAGATGAGTCTGGATCAACTTCTCTTGGTGGCTGACCTCTGGCGGTACTTGGGCCACAGAGTACCtcggtttttaaaaatcttttttagttATCTTAATTTGCACTGGAAAGAGCTATCCTTGTCCCAGCTGATTCACTTAATTTATATTATAGGTGAAAGTCGTCAGGCACCTCAGGACCTAATGAAAAAATTGGAGTCATTAATCCTCAAGTATATAGATTTGATCAATTTAGAGGAGGTTGGTACAAtctgtttggggttttttaaatcaagtaGTAGTCTCTCTGAATTTGTCATGCGGAAAATGGGAGACCTGGCTTGTGCTGACATGCAGCATCTGAGTAGTTATGCCTTAGtgaatattcttaaaatgttccGTTTCACTCATGTGGATCACGTAAATTTCATGAAACAGTTTGGACAGATTGCTCCTCAGCGAATTCCTTCCCTGGGAGTTCAAGGTGTCATGCACCTGACTCTTGCCTGCTCGGCCTTACGCATCCTGGATGAAGGGGTAATGAATTCTGTGGCTGCTTCTTTGCCTCCTAGGGTAGCATACTGTCGAAGTAAAGATGTTGCCAAGATTCTGTGGTCATTTGGAACTCTGAATTATAAGCCACCCAATGCAGAAGAGTTTTATTCTAGCCTGATAAATGAGATTCACAGAAAGATGCCTGAGTTCAACCGATACCCAGAACACCTGCTCACCTGCCTGCTGGGCCTGGCATTTTCTGAGTACTTTCCAGTAGAGCTCATAGATTTCGCTTTGAGTCCAGGGTTTGTCAGGTTAGCTCAGGAGAGAAGTAAGTTTGAGGTCACCAAGGAGCTGTATACTCTTGATGGTACAGTTGGCATTGAGTGTCCAGATTACAGAGGCAATCGTCTTAGTTCTCACCTTCAGCAAAAGGCATTGGAAATGCTGTGGAATTTAGCAAGGAAGGATATGAACTCAAAGCCTGAATTCCTAGAAGCTCTCTTTTTACTTGAGACCATGTTGGGTGGGCCCCAGTATGTCAAACACCATATGATTTTGCCTCATACCCGATCTTCTGATTTAGAGGTTCAGCTTGATGTTAACATGAAGCCATTACCATTTAACAGAGAAGCCACACCAACTGAAGATGTAGCCAAATTAAGGCTTAAGCATGTGGGAATCAGCCTTACAGATGATTTGATGAATCAGCTACTAAAAGGGAAGTCAAGAGGGCATTTGCAGGGGGAAACTGAGTCAGACAGTGGGCAGCAGCCCATGAAATTAGAGGAGGAGGCAGCCATACCTATGGGGAGCTCCCTTTGCAATACAGCAGACAGATTGGAGGCCATGGAGATGGCTGGCCTGTGCCCCCCGGCCTGCAGGCAGGCCCCGCAAGTGAAGCTCGCTATTCAGTTGACAAACAAGAACCAGTATTGCTATGGTTCCAGGGATCTGCTTGGACTACATAATATGAAGAGGCGGCAGCTGAATCAGCTTGGGTACCATGTGGTGGAGTTATCTCACTGGGAATGGCTCCCACTACTGAAACGAACTCGCTTAGAAAAGCTGGCCTTTCTCCATGAGAAAGTGTTCACCTCTGCTCTCTGA